One Aegilops tauschii subsp. strangulata cultivar AL8/78 chromosome 2, Aet v6.0, whole genome shotgun sequence genomic window, TAAGCCCCACGCCCACCAACTTCCACAAGTTTGTGTCGGGCATGAAGGTGCAACCCCTGGGACAAATCTACCTGGAAGTTATCTTGGGAGACAAGGAAAACTTGCGCTTAGATACAATGTTCTTTGAGGTTTCGTCGTTTCACACGGGCTACATCACTATCCTCGGTAGGCCCACTTATGTCAAGTTCGTGTTGCTACCCTCATATGCGTGAAGATACCAGGACCAAATGGCATCATTTCCGCACAAGGTAGTGCCGAGAGGGCGCTCGAAGTGGAGGTCACCAATGTAGAGCTTGTAGAGGCCGCACTAGCCTCCACAGAACTCGAGGAGATCAAGAGATCCTTCGACCCATCCATCACAACATTGTCCCGCTAGACCAACTCTGGACCGGCTTTCTAGCCCGTCAAAGAGAAAACGAAATTCCAAGTGCAGGCAGAAGACCCGACAAAGACGATGATCATTGGAGGAGACATCTACCGAGAAGAGGAGGTCATCATCCTACAATTCCTTATGAACAATTCGGACATATTCACTTGGAAGCCCGCTAACATGCCCGAGGTTCCTACACTCATTGCTGAGCACAACCTAGGCATCCAATAGGTCATGAGTCGGTCAAGCAATCCCACGGAAACTTTGCCACAAAAAAGCGTCGAGCAATCGAAAAAGAAATCGGCCAGCTCCTCATTGCAAGGTTCATTAGGGTGGTTGCTCACCCCAAGTGGTTGGCGAACCCCATCATAGTCCATAAAAAGATCATCTCATGGTGCATGTGTGTCGACTACACTGACATCAACATGGTTTCCTGAAAGGTCCATTCCCGCTGCCCCGTATCAACTCCACCACGGGCTGCGGATGATTCTGTTTCTTGGACGCCTACTCCGATTACCATCAGATCCGGATGAAGGAGTACGAGTTGGAGAAAACATCTTTCATCACACCTTTGAGGCCATTGTTGTACATCACAATGCCATTCGGGCTCAGGAACATGGGCGCCACATATGAACATATGATGCAAGAATGCATCCACGACCAGATCGGCATCAACGTTGAAGCTTACGTCGACAACATCGTCATCAAAACAACAAGCGAAGCCAACCTGCTCTCCGACCTTGAACAAACATTCTCTAATCTACGTTGGTTCAATGTGTGTTTTGGGGGTTCCTTCGGGACAGCTCCTCAGCTTCATCGTCTCCCAACAAGGCATCAAAGCTAACTCAATAAAGATAAAAGCTATCCATGTGAGGATGTACTCGGCCCATACGCCAGCACCATTGACTGGTGAAGCCTGACACTCTATTTATTACTAACGGACACCATCGGCGAAAAGTCAATGTCGGGCCAACAGGGAAGCTACCACATCAGCATCTGCTACCCGTTTGTCAGAATCATTGACTATCAAAGTGACAAACCGATTACTAGTGACATATTACGGTCACCAAAAATGATCTTTGGTGACAAATGGGCTGATCAAAGGTGAACAATCTTGGTCGTCACTGAGGGAGTCATGAACTAAGTGGTCCTTGGGGCGACGGCCCATtgtacatgggccggactggtggagCCGTATACGGACAGGAGATCTATGAAGCTGTGGTGTGCCCTCCAGGTCAAGAAGGCGCAGGATCTCTTTTACCCTTATTGTAATCTATCTTCGGTAACCCTAACCCTAccgttgtctatataaaccaaGGGTTTTTAGTCTTTAGGGCTAGAGCTACATTCATCACCTCACCTCTTTAGGGTTTAGCTCATattgatctcgaggtagatctactCTGCAAACCATATTACACATCTAATACAAATCAAGCAGggtgtagggttttacctcttcgagagggcccgaacctggataaacattGTGTTCGTCATCCCTTGTTCCCCATCGATCCTAGATCcgcagctcgggaccccctaccccgaggtctgccggttttgacaccgacaatcacCGAAAATCGACATCCGTGACAAAATTGTGTTTGTCACTTAAGATACGATCTTAGATTAGAGAAAAAAGTGGAACAATCGGGTTTTTTCGTGACAGTGCTTCGGTGATGAATGGGGTGATGGCCAAAATCATTACAAGCATATTTTCGGTAAACAAAACCGGTTTTACGTGACACAAGTGAACCGTCGCTAAAAGTCATCTATTTTGTAGTGAGGGGCTCGCTCACGCGTGGCTTAGATGAATTGCAATCTTGCTTTCCACGGCAAGCTCGAAAGTGGTGGTCAATGGTGTTCTTGGTAGAAAGATCTCTCATGCGGGAAGGTTTGAGGCAAGGGGGCGCAATCTTCCCCTTACTCTTTGTCGTCGCAATGGAAGCCCTTACAGGAATGGTTTTTGAGAGTTGCCCATCCTACCTGGGTAATAGCCGTTAGGCATTCAATTCCCAAACCTCTATAATGTCGCACAACATAAGTATCTGACCATTGCATCGGTGTTAGGGACCACACCGTTGACTATTCAATTTTGGTGTTCGTTCTTTCAAATAGGTCGACGAAGTAGATTCATTTTGTCAAGAGGTTGATGACGGTCAATCTATCAGTTGATGATGACTCATTTCAGTGGAAGTTAACAATCTCTTGTGGTTTCATCGTTAAATCGATTAACTCGAGTCAACCTATCAGTTTTTGGTGACTCGTTTCAGTGGAAGTTAACAATCTCTGGTGGTTCCATCGTTAAATCGATTAACACGTGTCCATCCTTTTGAAATAAATCTATCTGAAAATTACAAGTTCACTTGAAAATAAAGATATTTATAATTTGTTTCAAGCGTGTATGTTGCAGCATTGGTGTAGCAAACGATACATGTACCTTTGAACCGCCACCTTGACTAGCATGGCGAATATGATGGGTAACTAGTTGAGGAGACACAAATAAGTGCCGGTATTTGTGCTTTGCACCCAAAGTCCGTGGATCTACTACTATTCACAGAAAGTAGGGCCGACCATGTAAGAATTTGTGATATCAAACTTGGGTGTGCGATCTACTTTCGTGTGAAATTTTGTGAAAATTACCAGGAAACGTATTCGTGGCAAAAAAACAAAGAAATCCTATGTATAGAAAAAACTGTTTGGATGGACTTTTGTTCGGAAGGTATTTACGTTTTCCTGGTATTTTTTCAGGAAACTTCACATAGAAGTATATTGGGAACCCAGGTTTGCTAACCCTAAATTTCAGactttttttttgtattttttacATTTAATATTCGTACAGTGGTGTGGAGCACCCATGAGCTCCTGTGTATTTTCTGTTATTACAAGGGAACCGATATACTCACACATCCGCTAtaataacatcttatattatgcgACGGAGGGAGTGTGTGATTAAGTGATTGTGTAGTCAGTGCCTGTTTGTTTCGATCTCTGCTTTGTGCTCTTTTTGCTTGGTACTTTGTTCGAGATGTACTAAATGTTTTACTCTGAACTTAAGAAATATGGCAGTGTGCACAGAGCGAGGATATACACACGATCAATGAGCGTGTGGCCGATGTGTGCACGATTCTTGCGTGGCAGCGCGAACAtcaagcatgcatgcatgcgggagcGTAGTTGGGGAGGAGGTATCGTTGGGAGGTTGTGCATGAACTGTCGTCCGCGCAGTGTGTTCGGTGTGCATATACTGGCAACTTGCAAGGCATGGAGGGAGACACGCTCTACTTGACTGAAAGTGGACAAGTCGACGGCAATGGCATACACACGCTCGACTTGACTGAGAGTGGAGACAAGCCGACTAGACAGGCGCCCAACTTTAAAGACTCCCGCGCATATGGTAGTCTTCTTGGCGACAGCAAAGCTCGAAGAATCCAGAGGCATGCATGGTCGCTCAAGTCAAGTATAGTGTGCGGCTCAACGCGGAGCTTATACGGCGCACGTACTACTAATTAACAGCAGTGGCCTCATGTGGCGCGCGCACTCGATTCGATTCTCAGAGATAACGATCTATGCCGCCGGCGACTATGACTCCATGACTCAGACGTGGAGGATGTGACGCCCACTTTCCTGCACAAGAAAACGAGTGGATGAAAGAGAACGCAATATGAGGATCAACGTACAACTTGAAGGCCGCCATTGGTTGACTCTTAACGTCAATAAGGATCAACGTACTCTATTAAAGCACCCCTGAGTAGCAAAGGCAGCACGACAGTTGGAAATTCGTTCATGTCCACCGCGTTACATACCAACAACATGGTTTCTCCTCTGCTTTTAGCCATACTCCTCCTCGTGTCATCAGCTTTGTACCCCTTGTCATGTGCGGCAGCGCCGGCTGATGGCACCACGGACACGAGCAGAGATGCTCTGCTCTGCCTCAAGTCCCGCCTCCACGGTGCCACCACAGCCATGGCCACATGGAACCACACCACCGCACCAGATTTCTGCACCTGGCACGGGGTCGCATGCACCAGGAGCAGGCCAAGGCAACCACCACTCGTCGTGGCCCTGGATATGGAGGCCGAGGGCCTCGCCGGTGAGATCCCTCCCTGCATCGCCAACCTCACTTCTCTGGTAAGGATCCACTTGCCCAACAACCGGCTCTCCGGTCATATCCCGCCGGAGCTTGGCCGGCTCTCCGGACTCCGGTACCTCAACCTCAGCTTCAACGCGCTGAACGGCACCATCCCGTTCACTTTCGGCGTGCTTCACAACCTTTCTTCTCTAGACCTGGGCGGCAACGGGCTTTCCGGCGTGATTCCGCCGCTGCTAGGGAGCTCGCCGGCTCTAGAGCACATCAGTCTCTCCGACAATCTTCTTGACGGAGAAATCCCACCGTCGCTGGCGAATAGTTCCTCGCTTCGTTACCTTTCACTTGACAACAACAGCATTGAAGGGGTAATCCCTGCGTCCCTTTTCAACTCCTCAACCATCACGGAGATACACCTTTGGCACAACAATCTTTCCGGTGCAATTCCACATTTCATCATGTTCCCTTCAAAACTCACCTACATAGACCTCTCCCAAAACAGTCTTTCCGGAGTGGTGCCGTCGTCGGTAGCAAACCTCTCGTCCCTTACCTCGCTCGACCTCTCGCACAACCAGTTGCAAGGACCCATTCCTGATTTGGGTAAGCTTGCTGGCCTACAAATCCTTGGTCTCTCGTATAACAGTCTGTCAGGAGTAGTACCACCCTCCATTTACAATATGTCTTCATTGAATTATCTTACGCTAGCCAGCAACAATCTTGGAGGAACGCTGCCTTCTGATATGGGTATCACACTTCCTAACCTCCAAACACTGAGCATGGCTGATAATCATTTTGTGGGAGACATCCCTGCTTCACTACAAAATGTCTCCGGTATGATGTATATCCATATGGCCAACAACTCTCTCACTGGTGTGGTTCCTTCTTTCAGCTCCATGAAAAATTTGGAGTACGTAATGTTGTACTCGAATCATCTAGAGGCTGGAGACTGGACATTCTTCTCCTCTTTGGCGAATTGTACCCAACTGCTGAAACTGAACGTCGGTGACAACAACTTGAGTGGGGATTTGCCAGCAAATTCCATAGCAAATCTCCCCAAAAGCATGACCGCTCTAACTCTTCGGTCAAACAACATCTCTGGCACCATCCCATTGGAGATTGGAAACCTTTCTAGTCTTTCCATGCTCTATCTTGATACTAATCTTTTCATGGGGCCTATACCTTTCACCCTTGGTCAGCTACGCAATCTAGTTCAACTTAGCATGTCAAAAAACAAATTTTCAGGAGAGATACCCCCTTCCATTGGGGATCTACATCAACTGGAAGAGCTCTATTTGCAAGAAAATCGGTTGAGTGGAAGCATACCTGAAAGTCTAGCTAGCTGTCAGAACTTGGTTGCATTAAACCTTTCATGTAATACTCTTGGTGGAAGCATAAGTGGACACGTGTTGGGCAGCTTGAACCAACTGAGCTGGCTACTTGATTTATCACACAATCAACTTGCAATGTCCTTACCACTAGAGATGGGTAGCTTGATAAACCTTGGATCCTTGAACATCTCTCACAACAATATTACA contains:
- the LOC109740659 gene encoding uncharacterized protein, with amino-acid sequence MSTALHTNNMVSPLLLAILLLVSSALYPLSCAAAPADGTTDTSRDALLCLKSRLHGATTAMATWNHTTAPDFCTWHGVACTRSRPRQPPLVVALDMEAEGLAGEIPPCIANLTSLVRIHLPNNRLSGHIPPELGRLSGLRYLNLSFNALNGTIPFTFGVLHNLSSLDLGGNGLSGVIPPLLGSSPALEHISLSDNLLDGEIPPSLANSSSLRYLSLDNNSIEGVIPASLFNSSTITEIHLWHNNLSGAIPHFIMFPSKLTYIDLSQNSLSGVVPSSVANLSSLTSLDLSHNQLQGPIPDLGKLAGLQILGLSYNSLSGVVPPSIYNMSSLNYLTLASNNLGGTLPSDMGITLPNLQTLSMADNHFVGDIPASLQNVSGMMYIHMANNSLTGVVPSFSSMKNLEYVMLYSNHLEAGDWTFFSSLANCTQLLKLNVGDNNLSGDLPANSIANLPKSMTALTLRSNNISGTIPLEIGNLSSLSMLYLDTNLFMGPIPFTLGQLRNLVQLSMSKNKFSGEIPPSIGDLHQLEELYLQENRLSGSIPESLASCQNLVALNLSCNTLGGSISGHVLGSLNQLSWLLDLSHNQLAMSLPLEMGSLINLGSLNISHNNITGIIPSTLGNCVQLESLRLEGNLLQGSIPQSLAGLKAIQVLDFSHNNLSGTIPEFLGTFTTLQYLNMSFNDLEGPIPTSGVFSNTSGVFVEGNPHLCANFVVQELPRCFASVPTKEHKFVIPVLIALSGLAALALILGMFIFWLKRGYKSNENIVHSYMELKRITYSDVNNATDNFSLVNVVGSGQFGTVYKGWFDAQDGTVAVKVFKLNQHGALHSFVAECKALQHIRHRNLVKVITACSTYDPVGNEFRALVFEYMGNGSLENRLHNHQCGGLSLGAVMCISVDIACALEYLHNQCIPPVVHCDLKPSNILFDNDDTARLCDFGLAKLIHGCSSGGQSGTTSIVGPRGSIGYIPPEYGMGGEISTEGDIYSYGIVLLEMLTRKRPTNEEFSDGLTLRKYVEASLSRTQDILQPSLTLVTGDQFADQIRNLQECNTFALKDMCALRLLKLGLLCSAESPKDRPVMHDVYSEVTEVKEVFFSMDNRSNDLTLLRKKGGR